A segment of the Cellvibrio sp. KY-YJ-3 genome:
GCCCCAGCTGCCGACATTGCCGCGCTGAGGAACATAATCAATAGTGTCCAGTGCTTCGCCCGACAAACCATCAAACATGGTTAAATATTCTGGACCATTTAAAATATAACCGCTGCTGTTGCGATAATCGGCACTTGCATCCCCAATCACTGTACCGCGACCATCGACTGTGCCATCTGCAGTTTTCATCGCAATTTCAGCGCGACCATCGCCATCAAAGTCGTAGGCGATAAATTGGGTGTAGTGCGCACCGGCGCGAATATTTTTGCCCAAATTAATTCGCCAGAGTTGTTCGCCTTCCAGGGTATAAGCGTCGATAAACACATTACCGGTATAACCGCTTTGGGAGTTGTCCTTGGCGTTGCTGGGGTTCCATTTCACAATTACTTCATAGTCGCCATCACCATCCAAATCGGCAACACTTGCATCGTTCGCGCTGTAATCGTGCATCATACCCAAAATGGAATCACCTTTGGGTTTGTTGAGTGGAATACTTAAATAAGCGTTGCTCCATGCCGTTGCGCTATTCGCTTTTTTATCTTGCAGGTGATGTTCACCTTCAATCATCACATGATATTTATCCCCCGCTTTGCCTTGGGTATCCATAAAAAAAGTGGCGGATGCCAGCGGCTTTTTGGTTAATTTTTTACCATTGCGAAATACATGAAAGCCTTTTTTGGTAGGATCTTTTTGCAGCAGACGCCAGCTAATGGCATTGCCGTTTTCGGTGGGAATGACAACTAAACCGCGATCCAGATTCTCCACAGATTTTTTAATTTCACAGGTTTGTGATTCACGGCAATCGGGTTTTTTCTTATCCTGCTGTTGATGCGCTTGGCTCAGCGGGACTGATAAAGCGGTGAGCGCACAAACTGAAAAAACTGCCTTGCGCAACCAAGGCTGCTTTAGGCTATTAAGGGATGTGTTGATATAAGAGAGTTTCATTATTGGTTATTCTCCTTAAAGGTTGATAATAAAAAACCCCGAGGATTAGTCGGGGTTTAGCGAACAAAAATTACATTTTATAGGTTAGGCCAATGGCAAATTCTCTGCCTGAATAGTCATATTGGGACATACGACCTTCGCCTGAGTTATATACCAATACTTCTTTGGTCAGGTTGCGGCCATCGATATAAAATTTTAGTTTTTCGGTCAGGTTGTAATTAAATTTTGCATCCAAATAACCGCCATCATCGACGTACAGTGGGTTGCCTGAGCGATCAGATGCCCGCCATAAATATTCGCCCCGGAAGTTGTAGGCAAGACGTACACCCCATACATCGGTTTCGTAAAACGCACTGATGTTGTAGCTGTCTTGTGATTGTTGAGGGAAGGGCAATTCCTCGCCCGTAATGCCATCAAATAAACCTACATCTTCGGCTTTCATGTAAGTGTAGTTAACGCTGCCACCTAAACCATCGAAGGGGGCAGGCAACATGGTGAACATAGTACTTGCCTGAAGTTCAACGCCTTTGGTGGTTGCACCGGTATTGTTATATCGTTGACGCACATCCCACACGCGGCCATCGTTAAAAAAATCCACGTTATACTGGGTGTCCGGATCAAAAATCCAGTTATCCATTTTTTTGGTAAAGAAGGCAGCAGATACAATCGAATCTTCATTCGGATACCAGGTTAACGCGAGATCCAATTGATTCGCGACATAAGGATTTAATGCCGGATTTCCTGCCGTACAGGTATTGGGTAGATCATCAATTTGAGCTTGGGTGTAGTCGTTAATCACGCAGGTTGCGTTTACGTTAATGTCTGCAATGCGCGGATGTGCCATGACTTTTGCGGCACCAAAAAATAATTCCAATTCATCCGGAATTAAACCAAGTGTCAGGTTCAAACTTGGCAAAGTTTCTGTGTAGCCTTCCTTAATCGTTTTGCGACCGTTGAAGGCATCCGGGTGATCGATAGCTTCAATAGGGGCTGCATAAGCGCCGGTAACAGGGTTAACGACAGGGTTGCCGTTGGCATCCAACTGATCCACCATCACACGGATAGTGACATCACCATTGGCTGTGGTTTTAGTATCCACTACACGCACACCAAAGTTACCTTTTAATGGCATGCTACCAATGGCCATTTCAAAGTTGGCTTGGCCATAAAACGCATTGGTCGCTACGTCCACATCAAAATTTCCGCGATTAATATTCAAGTCGTTGCGGGTAGTATTGTCTGCACTGATGGCTCTCAACTCTTCCAGAATTGCCTTGGAATCGAGTGCTTGCCAGGTACTGGGGGCATAAGTGTTGAGGCTGAAATTTTTAAAGAAATCGGGCGTGCTTTTTGTACGGCCTTCAATCAGCGCAACTTGATCGGCCATAGTCCACTCTTGGCCGTTATAGTTAGCACCAACGTTGCGAACTATGTTGTAGGCATAATTTGCATTGGTAAATTCCTGGGTGTTGTATTGGTAACCGGTTTGGAATTTGGTGAAGAACCCGCTATCTGGCGAATAGGCAAAATCCAGTTTTGCCATGTCTTCCTGGGTTTCATCTTCCATAGGGCGATAGTTATAAGATCCCCCACCAGAATAACTGGCAGGATTATTCATATCGAACTTATTGGAGGTATCGGTTAAATCACTGGCATTGCGGATATAGGCATTGCTTAAATCGATGTTTGGTAAACCCTCACGGTTTAATGTCACTTCCATATCGACAATCCCACCAGCCCATACGGTGGTGCCGCGCGAATCAATATCTTGTTCAGACGTTGAGCGTGCAATAACGCCAGAAGCCTGAAATTTATCCTGACTATATTCAAAACCGGTTTCAAGCATACTGGTTTCTTGATACCAATCGATATCCAGTACACGGTTGCTGACGGTCGCATCACGTGTTTTAAAACCAACAACATTTTTGCGATCATCAACAACAACTGACTCAGGTTTTAAGCGCGCTGCAGAGTTGGTTTCAAACTGCATATTAATATCGTAGGCCGACTTATCCCGCTCGTTATAGGTGTAACCTACATAAGCCGAGAGGCTATCGGTGAAGGCGTATTGCACCATGGTGTTTGCGCTTAAACGATCTTCCTTGCGTGCCCAGATTCCATAACGCGGTAAGTAGGGTACAAATTCTTGCCACTGTGCCAAACACACATTGCGATCAGCGACAACAGAAATGCTGGAGCAACCGGATTGTTCGGTTATGTTTTCGTATTTGGGGTTAACCGATGTTTTTGCTGCATCGCCATCGTAGTCAGCAAAGCGCGCCCACTCCGTATTGCGAATACCGTGCAGTACTGTGTCTTTGTTGGCAGCGGTAACGTTTACCAAGACACCGAGTTTTTCATTAAATTTGTATACACCAATTAAATTGGTTTTAGGCATGGCATCGCCAATCAAATCGTTGTATTGCACTTCGCCATTGGCCGAAAAAAAGTTATTTTCAAATTCATTCGGCTTACGGGTGTTTACTTGAATCGTGCCGCCAATACCACCTTCAGTTAAACGCGCTTCGGAACCTTTAATAACGTCCAACGATTTAACTAATTCAGAAGCCATATCGCGGAAGTCCACGCCGCGGCTGCCGCCCATACCCATAGCGCCAACGCTGTTTAATTCCACGCGCAGTAAATCCGGGTCTACACCACGCACACTTACCGATGAGCCTTCGCCGTTGTCGCGGCCAATTTGTACACCGGGAATGCGTTGCAATGCTTCAGCGATATTTTTATCGGGGAAGGCGCCAATATCTTCGGCTACCAATGAGTCAGTCATGGTCACTGCCGCTTTTTTGCGGTCCAGTGCACTGCGTTGGCTGAAACGAATGCCGGATACCTCTACTTCTTCAATATCTTTATCTGCGGTAGTGGTTACTGTCGCGGATTGCTGCGCAAAAGCGCCGGGGCTAAGCACGGCCAAACCGGCACTGGCAACCAACATGGATGCAATACCGCTGGCGAGGAGCTTGCGCGAAAAGGGGATGTTGGTGTTTTCTACTCGTGTTGACTTGATTTGACTGAAGGTAGTCATTTTTCCCTCTCTATTATTGTGTTTAACGATTATTTTGAACGAACCACCGAATACTATTATCATATTAATTCATGGTCAATCATAAACAATCATTTTATCGGTCATTGGTAATCATTTGTGGTCATAGGTAACACTGGCTGTAACCAACGGAAAATTGCGTTCAAAAATGGCGCATTAATCATTAAAAAAGGAATGCCTTAAAACCTGAGGGAGGAGCGAGAGTGCTGACGTTGGAAAAAACAACACAAAAAAGAAGAGGTACTAAAAAGAAAATAAGAAGAGAGAGATGAAAGAGAGAAATAAAAATAAAAAAGCAATAAAAATAAAAGAGTAGTGAAAGAGAAAATAAACATTAACAAGAAAAATACTGGTTTGAACTTTTGCCAAACCAGCAGTACAACAAATACTTAAAGTTCTACGGCGTAGGCGTGGATTGGGCCGTGCATATTAGAGCGGAAGACTAAATATTTTCCATCCGGCGAGAACTGCAAGTTGGGTTCTACACGGTAGTCGTGTTTATGCATGTCCACGAGCTTGGTTGTTTTTAATTTACCGGGGCGAATTAATTGCGCTGCATTGGGCGCACTGACGGCTATGTCTTGAATAATTTCCGGTTCAAACAAATAAATATATTTGCCGTCCTCGGCGCGTGCGACCATTTCGTGGTCGCCGCCATCACCGGCTAGCAATTTTCCATCGCGCGATATTTGGTAATGCACTGACCACTCGTTGCGTTCAAGGTGATACCAATGGCGCTGTTGGGTTTCCAGATTGTAAGTGGCTAACCAAAAAACTTCGCCGCGCGGGGTTTGCAGATCGTAATACACCGTTTTGCCATCAAACGAAAAAAATTCATGGCCTGCAATTTCCATATTCATGCTGCGCTGGTGAATTTTTTGTTTATTTTTGCCATTGATATCAATCGTCCAGATCCTATCCACCATATGCCAGGGGCCTTCGTGGCAATACATAATTTTGCGCGGGTCGGCAGGGGAGAACTGCACATGGTTTAGCCAATCGCGTGAACTGGTAACCACTTTGCGTTTACCGGTTTTAATATCGATGGTAAAAATTTCCATGGGAATATTTTTAGCCAGGCGCTCAGCCATACGCAGTTCTTTAGCTTCAGCGAAGTTCAGTGGTTTGCCGTCTGGCCCTAAGGCGTTATAGCCACCGTCGGTATTGGCGACTTTAGGGCCGGGTTGCAATTCTACAAATTCAGTGGCGTAGGCGCCTGCCATTAAAGTGTCATCGGCATTGATGGAGGTGATAAAACCCTGGGGAAAAATACCAATAAACGTTTGTTTTCCGCTGGGAATATCAATCGCATAGTATTCGACATTATCAAATAGATTGGCGTTGTCTTTACCTTTGAATTCAGCGGTATATTTGCGCGCATAACAAATAGGTTTGGCGTAGGACACCATAATCACTTCATACTGGCCTTCGGCTAACAGCGAATGGCTATGGGTTGAAAAATCATACAGGCCTATACCCTCAGGGGTATTCATAACCATGTAGCGGCTGTCGTGAGTAAACGCATTGTCGTGAAAGTAAAGGGATTTTGAATTATCAATTTGCGACAGGCGGATAATCTTTTTCTTGCTTATCGGATCAATCCATTCGGTGGGAATAACTCCGTGGGTGTTAGCGGCAATAGGTACGCTAGTAGATTGTGAGGAAGGTAAATCTGCAGCCATTGAATGTTTATTCAGCATCAACAGCGCGCTGCCAATAGCGGAGGAAATTAATAAGTCTCTTCGTTTCATAGGTTTTATCCTAACGATTTTTATGGATACCCGCATTCGCAGGTATGATGAAACTCACAAATGTTAAAGCTGGCAAATGACGAACCTGTAGAAGGTAAGTGCTCGCCGATTACACCAAAGAATTGCCGTAGCCGATCACAATAGTGGAACTCACTAAACAACTGAGGCCAAGGAATACATAATTCAGGGTTTTACGGCTGGAACCTTTCCATTCTTTTAGTGCAAACCCCCAGAGTGACGAAAAGATAATGACAGAAGCCATATGCAGCGTCCAGGAGGAAAAACCATACTCGCCCATTTGGCTTTCACCCATGACATAAAAGAAAAATTGGAAATACCAGAGCACGCCTGCCAATGCGCACCAGAGTAAATTAATACCGCTGGTAGCGGGGCGCTCATTCGCTGAACGCATTTTGGGTTGGAGGATTTCCGCAGCGGTTTTATTTTTTACAATTAAATAACCACACCACAGAAAATTAGTCGTGGCACCGCCAATCAATACAATACAAATAACCGGTAAACCTTTGAATAGCGGATTAGTTCCTGCGGCGGCTGATAATGCTGCCAGCGGTTCACCAGCGGAAATGCCGAAGGCAAAACAAGAGGACATGAGCCCGCAAAATAACGCGACTAATAAACCTTTTTTTAAATCGAATTCAGCGATATTTTTCTGCCGCTCTTCGGGTGGGCTTTCTTTTTCTTTGCAGATTCCACCTGCACCTACAATCGCAATACCTAGCAAACACATTGCCAGCCCGACCAACACAATTTTTCCGTGGGTGGTGGGTAACACCTCCGTAAAAAATACGCCTTTGAGCATAGGTGGAATAATGGTGCCAAAAAATGCACATAGCCCGAGTGCAACTGCCATACCTAGCGACAAGCCCAGGTAGCGCATAGTCAAACCAAAAGTTAAGCCACCCAGCCCCCAGAGCAGACCGTACACAATACATTGAATCAGTGTGTTGCTATCGACAGCGGCAATCACGCCAAATAAATCCTCAGTGCGGAAATAGGCAAAAATCCAGGGGGCGAAAATCCACGAGAAAAATCCGCCCATTAACCAATAGATTTCCCAAGACCAACCGCGCACTTTGCGAAAGGGAACATAAAAGCTGGCAGACGCTAATCCGCCCAGCCAATGGAATAAAACCCCGAGTAATGGATTTGACATAATTATTGCGCCGCTGATCTTAGGTAAGTGATTTCGCCTTTGGTGTTGGCGACATCATCAAAAATAACGGCATCGGGGTCAGTCGTTTCAATGGTTACATTATCAAAACTAAATCCGCGCCCATGAGTGATTGCACCGGAGGCTGCGGCGGTAATGTGCATATTGCTGAAGTGAACATTTTGCAGCGGCGCTTCTGCATAACCCTGCATCAAAAATGCGGCGTTGGCATCGGCTTTTATGTTGCTGATATGAATGTCCCGCAGTTTCGGCATGCCCTTTTCTTTGGGTACCGGGGTCGCAAGAATTTTCCAATGTTCCGGCACATTTTTAATGCCGGGTGGAATGACCGGGTAGGAATAAACGGGCAGCCAATTTAAATCCACGCGCACCGCGGCTTCGGCATTTTGTACTTTCATATCGCGGATACGAATGTCAGATACAGTGCCACCGCGTACATGGGCAGATTTAAAAAATATGCCGCTGTACACCGGGCCTTGCACATCCAGATTGTAAACATCGATATTGCGAATACTGCCGGAGGTCTCGCTGCCAAAAGTAACACCGGCTTCGGCGTGGCGAATAATGGAATCGCGGATTACCACGTGTTCGGTGGGGCGGTTCACGCGCAATCCGTCGGCATCGCGCCCGGCTTTTAAACAGAGTGCATCGTCGTTGACATCAATGTCGGCTTTTTCTACCAGTACATGGTGCGATGAATCTATATCGATACCATCGGTGGAGGGGCCTTTGCCATCGGAGTTGTTGCGAATAACTACGTTGGATACTTTTACATCGTTGGAATAGACAATTTGTAGCGTCCAAAAACCGGCGCGGTGCATCTGTAAACCGCCACCCAATTCAATGCGTTTTGAATTATAGACTTGAATTAAACGCGGGCGCTCAGCGTCGTAATCGGCCGCCCAGCGCAAGCCCTTACCTTCATACACATTACGTTTATCCCAAAAGGTTTGCCAAAACACCATGCCATTACCGTCGATGGTGCCTTCACCATAAATGTGTACATCAGCTTGTTCGTATACATTCAATAGCGCAGAAGGCCATACAATATCGATCCCGGCGATGCGGGTTTTTTGACGCGGATAGGATTCAATATTCTGTTTGCCGGTAAGCGTTACGCCTTTATCCAAACGCAGCGCCATGTTGGATTTTAAGAATAGCGACCCGGTAAGGTAAGTACCCGGTTGTAATACCAACGTCGCCTTTTTTGCGGCGGTCGCATCAATTGCTTTTTGTAATGCGATGGTATCGTCGGTTGTTCCATCACCTTTTGCACCGAAGTCGCTGGCGTTAATTTCAAGGGCATTAATATTTTTTGGTACGGCGACTGTTAATTCGGTGCGCTCTAACACTGTGGGATTGGGTTCGGCCTGCGCGGGAAGTGTTATGAGGCTTGCGAGTAAAACGATATAAGCAGGAAGGGTTAAACATTTCATTGCACCATCTCCATTTATTTTTATGGATACCACGCATTTGCGGGTATGACGAAAGCGTATTTTCAGAGTTCCGTGGGAAATAAAAATCAACCAATAAAAATAGGTAATAGAAATTAGAGAATAAAAAAGGCTGCCGGAAAATTCCGGCAGCCAACAGGCCTTGCTATGGTTTGTTAAAACTTGGCACTAACACCAACAGTGAGGGTGCGGCCAATAACGGTTTCAAACAGTGTGTCCTGACGGTTACTGTCGATGTACAAGGTGTTGCGTTCGTCGGTGAGGTTTTGTGCTTCCACAA
Coding sequences within it:
- a CDS encoding glycoside hydrolase family 28 protein, producing MKCLTLPAYIVLLASLITLPAQAEPNPTVLERTELTVAVPKNINALEINASDFGAKGDGTTDDTIALQKAIDATAAKKATLVLQPGTYLTGSLFLKSNMALRLDKGVTLTGKQNIESYPRQKTRIAGIDIVWPSALLNVYEQADVHIYGEGTIDGNGMVFWQTFWDKRNVYEGKGLRWAADYDAERPRLIQVYNSKRIELGGGLQMHRAGFWTLQIVYSNDVKVSNVVIRNNSDGKGPSTDGIDIDSSHHVLVEKADIDVNDDALCLKAGRDADGLRVNRPTEHVVIRDSIIRHAEAGVTFGSETSGSIRNIDVYNLDVQGPVYSGIFFKSAHVRGGTVSDIRIRDMKVQNAEAAVRVDLNWLPVYSYPVIPPGIKNVPEHWKILATPVPKEKGMPKLRDIHISNIKADANAAFLMQGYAEAPLQNVHFSNMHITAAASGAITHGRGFSFDNVTIETTDPDAVIFDDVANTKGEITYLRSAAQ
- a CDS encoding TonB-dependent receptor, whose protein sequence is MTTFSQIKSTRVENTNIPFSRKLLASGIASMLVASAGLAVLSPGAFAQQSATVTTTADKDIEEVEVSGIRFSQRSALDRKKAAVTMTDSLVAEDIGAFPDKNIAEALQRIPGVQIGRDNGEGSSVSVRGVDPDLLRVELNSVGAMGMGGSRGVDFRDMASELVKSLDVIKGSEARLTEGGIGGTIQVNTRKPNEFENNFFSANGEVQYNDLIGDAMPKTNLIGVYKFNEKLGVLVNVTAANKDTVLHGIRNTEWARFADYDGDAAKTSVNPKYENITEQSGCSSISVVADRNVCLAQWQEFVPYLPRYGIWARKEDRLSANTMVQYAFTDSLSAYVGYTYNERDKSAYDINMQFETNSAARLKPESVVVDDRKNVVGFKTRDATVSNRVLDIDWYQETSMLETGFEYSQDKFQASGVIARSTSEQDIDSRGTTVWAGGIVDMEVTLNREGLPNIDLSNAYIRNASDLTDTSNKFDMNNPASYSGGGSYNYRPMEDETQEDMAKLDFAYSPDSGFFTKFQTGYQYNTQEFTNANYAYNIVRNVGANYNGQEWTMADQVALIEGRTKSTPDFFKNFSLNTYAPSTWQALDSKAILEELRAISADNTTRNDLNINRGNFDVDVATNAFYGQANFEMAIGSMPLKGNFGVRVVDTKTTANGDVTIRVMVDQLDANGNPVVNPVTGAYAAPIEAIDHPDAFNGRKTIKEGYTETLPSLNLTLGLIPDELELFFGAAKVMAHPRIADINVNATCVINDYTQAQIDDLPNTCTAGNPALNPYVANQLDLALTWYPNEDSIVSAAFFTKKMDNWIFDPDTQYNVDFFNDGRVWDVRQRYNNTGATTKGVELQASTMFTMLPAPFDGLGGSVNYTYMKAEDVGLFDGITGEELPFPQQSQDSYNISAFYETDVWGVRLAYNFRGEYLWRASDRSGNPLYVDDGGYLDAKFNYNLTEKLKFYIDGRNLTKEVLVYNSGEGRMSQYDYSGREFAIGLTYKM
- the rhaT gene encoding L-rhamnose/proton symporter RhaT, whose protein sequence is MSNPLLGVLFHWLGGLASASFYVPFRKVRGWSWEIYWLMGGFFSWIFAPWIFAYFRTEDLFGVIAAVDSNTLIQCIVYGLLWGLGGLTFGLTMRYLGLSLGMAVALGLCAFFGTIIPPMLKGVFFTEVLPTTHGKIVLVGLAMCLLGIAIVGAGGICKEKESPPEERQKNIAEFDLKKGLLVALFCGLMSSCFAFGISAGEPLAALSAAAGTNPLFKGLPVICIVLIGGATTNFLWCGYLIVKNKTAAEILQPKMRSANERPATSGINLLWCALAGVLWYFQFFFYVMGESQMGEYGFSSWTLHMASVIIFSSLWGFALKEWKGSSRKTLNYVFLGLSCLVSSTIVIGYGNSLV
- a CDS encoding oligogalacturonate lyase family protein; the encoded protein is MKRRDLLISSAIGSALLMLNKHSMAADLPSSQSTSVPIAANTHGVIPTEWIDPISKKKIIRLSQIDNSKSLYFHDNAFTHDSRYMVMNTPEGIGLYDFSTHSHSLLAEGQYEVIMVSYAKPICYARKYTAEFKGKDNANLFDNVEYYAIDIPSGKQTFIGIFPQGFITSINADDTLMAGAYATEFVELQPGPKVANTDGGYNALGPDGKPLNFAEAKELRMAERLAKNIPMEIFTIDIKTGKRKVVTSSRDWLNHVQFSPADPRKIMYCHEGPWHMVDRIWTIDINGKNKQKIHQRSMNMEIAGHEFFSFDGKTVYYDLQTPRGEVFWLATYNLETQQRHWYHLERNEWSVHYQISRDGKLLAGDGGDHEMVARAEDGKYIYLFEPEIIQDIAVSAPNAAQLIRPGKLKTTKLVDMHKHDYRVEPNLQFSPDGKYLVFRSNMHGPIHAYAVEL